A stretch of the Streptomyces sp. NBC_01428 genome encodes the following:
- a CDS encoding SulP family inorganic anion transporter, which translates to MFSPLSAASRLRPPAPAWLSDPKVWRTEVLAGLVVGLALIPEAISFSIIAGVDPAVGLFASFTMAVTISVVGGRRAMISAATGAVALVIAPLNREHGFGYLVAAVILAGVLQIVLGALGVAKLMRFVPRSVMVGFVNSLAILIFLAQVPELTDVPWAVYPLAAAGLALMVLFPRITKVVPAPLVSIVVLTVITLAAGIAVPTVGDRGDLPSSLPVPGLPDVPFTLDTLTTIAPYALAMALVGLMESLMTAQLVDEITDTRSDKTRESVGQGIANIVTGFFGGMGGCAMIGQTMINVKVSGARTRLSTFLAGTFLMVLCVVFGPVVSDIPMAALVAVMVMVSVATFDWHSVAPRTLKRMPAGEITVMAVTVVCVVATHNLAIGVVVGSVTAVVIFAKRVAHVADVTSVTDPDGTSVVYRVTGELFFASANELVTRFDYANDPGEVVIDLSATHVWDASSVAALDTIEAKYAQRGKNVRITGLNEHSARIHGTLSGELTGSH; encoded by the coding sequence ATGTTCTCACCGCTGTCCGCGGCCTCCCGGCTGCGCCCGCCCGCCCCCGCCTGGCTCTCCGATCCGAAGGTCTGGCGCACCGAGGTGCTGGCCGGTCTGGTCGTCGGGCTCGCGCTCATCCCCGAGGCGATCTCGTTCTCGATCATCGCCGGGGTCGACCCGGCCGTCGGCCTGTTCGCCTCGTTCACCATGGCCGTGACGATCTCCGTCGTCGGCGGACGCCGGGCGATGATCTCGGCGGCGACGGGCGCGGTCGCCCTGGTCATCGCTCCGCTGAACCGGGAGCACGGCTTCGGGTACCTCGTCGCCGCCGTGATCCTCGCCGGTGTCCTCCAGATCGTGCTGGGCGCGCTCGGAGTCGCCAAGCTGATGCGGTTCGTCCCGCGCAGCGTGATGGTCGGCTTCGTCAACTCCCTCGCGATCCTCATCTTCCTGGCGCAGGTGCCGGAGCTGACGGACGTGCCCTGGGCGGTCTACCCGCTGGCCGCCGCCGGCCTCGCGCTGATGGTCCTCTTCCCGAGGATCACGAAGGTGGTCCCGGCGCCGCTGGTCTCCATCGTCGTGCTGACGGTGATCACGCTCGCGGCCGGCATCGCGGTGCCCACCGTCGGCGACCGCGGCGACCTGCCCTCCTCGCTTCCGGTCCCCGGCCTGCCGGACGTGCCCTTCACGCTCGACACCCTCACGACGATCGCGCCCTACGCCCTCGCCATGGCGCTGGTCGGCCTGATGGAGTCGCTCATGACGGCCCAGCTCGTCGACGAGATCACCGACACGCGGTCCGACAAGACCCGGGAGTCCGTGGGCCAGGGCATCGCCAACATCGTCACCGGGTTCTTCGGCGGCATGGGCGGCTGCGCGATGATCGGCCAGACGATGATCAACGTCAAGGTCTCCGGCGCCCGCACCCGCTTGTCCACGTTCCTGGCCGGAACGTTCCTGATGGTGCTCTGCGTCGTCTTCGGCCCCGTCGTCTCCGACATCCCGATGGCCGCGCTGGTCGCCGTCATGGTCATGGTGTCGGTCGCCACCTTCGACTGGCACTCCGTCGCGCCGAGGACGTTGAAGCGGATGCCGGCGGGGGAGATCACCGTCATGGCCGTCACGGTCGTCTGCGTGGTGGCCACCCACAACCTCGCCATCGGGGTGGTCGTCGGTTCCGTCACCGCCGTGGTGATCTTCGCCAAGCGGGTCGCCCACGTCGCCGACGTCACCTCGGTCACCGACCCCGACGGCACGAGCGTCGTCTACCGGGTCACCGGCGAACTCTTCTTCGCCTCCGCCAACGAACTCGTCACCCGCTTCGACTACGCGAACGACCCCGGCGAGGTCGTGATCGACCTGTCCGCCACCCACGTCTGGGACGCCTCCTCGGTCGCGGCCCTGGACACGATCGAGGCCAAGTACGCCCAGCGCGGGAAGAACGTCCGGATCACCGGCCTGAACGAGCACAGCGCCCGCATCCACGGCACGCTGAGCGGCGAACTCACCGGCAGCCACTGA
- a CDS encoding PP2C family protein-serine/threonine phosphatase yields the protein MVALLTPELVYVDANDDYLNSSGRSREQLVGRYLFDVFPDRPDDPASDGVRNLEASLRRVVETGQRDTMALQRYDVESLERPGVWQERYWSPVNAPLLDEDGTVVLLVHRVEEVTELIRARGRRTDADRGRFLEAELFSRARELQEINERLRRAHAREREVALALQDALLPAAHYMGPHRAAVRYRPATSALNVCGDWYDLVDLTDGRMAIAVGDVVGHGLSAACVMGQLRSALSAASRASSSPARALEVLGLYARSVQGAESTTAVTVRADWESHSLTYSSAGHLPPLLLRGDGRVEFLDRATDPPLGARPDHVARPEATTDFAEGDTLVLYTDGLVERRGEDIDVGLGRLAASLSDHRADEPEVLADALLSELLPPGGATDDTALVILRL from the coding sequence ATGGTCGCCCTGCTCACCCCCGAACTGGTCTACGTCGACGCCAACGACGACTATCTGAACAGTTCCGGCCGTTCCCGTGAGCAGTTGGTGGGGCGGTATCTGTTCGACGTGTTCCCCGACCGGCCGGACGATCCGGCGTCCGACGGGGTCCGCAACCTCGAGGCGTCGCTGCGCCGCGTGGTGGAGACCGGGCAGCGCGACACGATGGCCCTCCAGCGCTACGACGTGGAGTCCCTGGAGCGGCCGGGTGTCTGGCAGGAGCGGTACTGGAGTCCGGTCAACGCTCCCCTGCTCGACGAGGACGGCACCGTGGTGCTGCTCGTCCACCGGGTGGAGGAGGTCACCGAGCTGATCCGGGCCCGGGGCAGGCGGACCGATGCCGACCGGGGACGTTTCCTGGAGGCCGAGCTGTTCAGCCGCGCCCGGGAACTCCAGGAGATCAACGAGCGTCTGCGGCGGGCCCACGCCCGCGAGCGCGAGGTCGCCCTCGCCCTCCAGGACGCGCTGCTGCCGGCCGCGCACTACATGGGCCCGCACCGGGCCGCCGTGCGCTACCGGCCGGCCACCAGCGCTCTCAACGTGTGCGGCGACTGGTACGACCTGGTGGACCTCACCGACGGCCGGATGGCGATCGCCGTGGGCGACGTCGTCGGCCACGGACTGTCGGCCGCCTGCGTCATGGGCCAGCTGCGCAGCGCCCTCAGTGCCGCGTCACGCGCTTCGAGCAGCCCCGCCCGGGCCCTTGAAGTGCTCGGCCTGTACGCGCGTTCCGTGCAGGGCGCCGAGTCCACCACGGCGGTGACCGTCCGCGCCGACTGGGAGAGCCACTCCCTCACCTACAGCAGCGCCGGGCATCTCCCGCCGCTCCTGCTGCGCGGCGACGGACGGGTGGAGTTCCTGGACCGGGCGACCGATCCGCCGCTCGGGGCCCGGCCGGACCACGTGGCGCGGCCCGAGGCCACCACCGACTTCGCCGAGGGCGACACGCTGGTCCTGTACACCGACGGTCTGGTCGAGCGCCGCGGGGAGGACATCGACGTGGGGCTCGGGCGTCTCGCCGCCTCCCTGTCCGACCACCGGGCCGACGAACCCGAGGTGCTCGCCGACGCGCTGCTGTCGGAGCTGCTTCCGCCCGGCGGTGCCACGGACGACACCGCCCTGGTGATCCTGCGCCTCTGA
- a CDS encoding DUF1996 domain-containing protein, whose product MGRNRRRRPTGARRATSAAVALILGGGGLVAVNVYASATESGGGGGAQGAGSHVLSAGAATIDCPDVGDKLTTVPDAAKGDVDKELATLDQQIAEAYQQLRSDGAQMEQNGDNGADAVMNPLKEKRSESIGRIVTAVDAAGDRPEGLDDLAACTLRSSGDQSGADENGDQSGGQDQGQEGQAGQDQGAQGQDGQQGGGDAPAGNGPVVADFADINSVQPAAQTPRAQNGASTGEFVTSCGVNANGLFNSDNVIVAPGVTNGAHHFHDYVGNQSNNAFASDDDLAKADTTCQDKGDKSTYYWPVVRLQNGTRERDADAAGGGTEGNAGEIVTPKQVTLTFVGNARGKVTAMPRLLRIITGDAKAFVNGTANANASWSCTGFEDRQLKDKYPVCPQGSDVVRTFRFQSCWDGANIDSANHRTHVAFQDAEGNCPGGFKAIPQLVQRIVYDVDAPSLKDGGRTSPLFAVDSFPEQLHKPVTDHGDFINVFDDGLMKDAVDCINQGRKCGVGAGDDNSQDPEETGKPQEPSKSAEPPNPSESAEPPNASEEPSEQPAPTADDPSDDNGGQAPGDDDGGQTAEPPAGTQGTEPAGDDNASPIDAEPKADVTSSGHAAGAGGSHDDSDDGSGDVGTAASTAPVAGSAPSAASQTEPQAVAGGGLADTGAQLWPAAIGGIFVIAGFVLLRRIRRGAL is encoded by the coding sequence TTGGGACGCAACAGGCGCAGACGCCCCACGGGCGCACGACGCGCAACCTCTGCAGCAGTCGCGCTGATTCTGGGCGGGGGCGGGCTCGTCGCCGTCAACGTCTACGCCTCGGCCACCGAGAGCGGCGGGGGTGGAGGCGCGCAGGGCGCCGGCAGTCATGTCCTGTCGGCCGGAGCGGCCACCATCGACTGCCCCGACGTCGGCGACAAGTTGACGACCGTCCCCGACGCGGCGAAGGGCGACGTCGACAAGGAACTCGCCACGCTGGACCAGCAGATCGCCGAGGCCTATCAGCAACTCCGCTCCGACGGAGCGCAGATGGAGCAGAACGGCGACAACGGCGCCGACGCGGTCATGAACCCGTTGAAGGAGAAGCGGTCCGAGTCGATCGGCCGCATCGTCACCGCCGTCGACGCCGCGGGCGACCGCCCCGAGGGACTCGACGACCTGGCCGCCTGCACCCTTCGCTCCAGCGGCGACCAGAGCGGCGCGGACGAGAACGGTGACCAGAGCGGCGGGCAGGACCAGGGACAGGAAGGGCAGGCCGGGCAGGACCAGGGCGCCCAGGGTCAGGACGGTCAGCAGGGCGGCGGCGACGCGCCGGCCGGGAACGGCCCCGTGGTCGCGGACTTCGCCGACATCAACTCCGTCCAGCCCGCCGCGCAGACCCCGCGGGCCCAGAACGGCGCCTCCACCGGCGAGTTCGTCACGAGCTGCGGTGTGAACGCGAACGGGCTGTTCAACTCGGACAACGTGATCGTGGCTCCCGGCGTCACCAACGGCGCCCACCACTTCCACGACTACGTCGGCAACCAGTCCAACAACGCCTTCGCCAGTGACGACGACCTGGCCAAGGCCGACACCACCTGCCAGGACAAGGGCGACAAGTCCACCTACTACTGGCCGGTGGTGCGTCTCCAGAACGGCACCCGCGAACGCGACGCCGACGCGGCGGGCGGCGGCACGGAGGGCAACGCCGGTGAGATCGTCACGCCCAAGCAGGTCACGCTGACCTTCGTGGGCAACGCGCGCGGCAAGGTCACCGCCATGCCGCGGCTGCTGCGCATCATCACCGGTGACGCCAAGGCCTTCGTCAACGGCACCGCGAACGCCAACGCCTCCTGGAGCTGCACCGGCTTCGAGGACCGGCAGTTGAAGGACAAGTACCCGGTCTGCCCCCAGGGCAGCGACGTGGTCCGCACGTTCAGGTTCCAGAGCTGCTGGGACGGCGCGAACATCGACAGCGCCAACCACCGCACCCACGTGGCGTTCCAGGACGCCGAGGGCAACTGCCCCGGCGGATTCAAGGCCATCCCGCAACTGGTGCAGCGCATCGTCTACGACGTGGACGCGCCGAGCCTGAAGGACGGTGGCCGTACGTCGCCGCTGTTCGCGGTGGACTCCTTCCCGGAGCAGCTGCACAAGCCGGTCACCGACCACGGCGACTTCATCAACGTCTTCGACGACGGCCTGATGAAGGACGCGGTCGACTGCATCAACCAGGGCCGGAAGTGCGGGGTCGGCGCGGGTGACGACAACTCCCAGGACCCCGAGGAGACGGGCAAGCCGCAGGAGCCGTCGAAGAGCGCCGAGCCCCCGAACCCCTCGGAGAGCGCGGAGCCCCCGAACGCCTCCGAGGAGCCCTCGGAGCAGCCGGCACCCACCGCCGACGACCCGTCCGACGACAACGGCGGCCAGGCCCCCGGTGACGACGACGGCGGTCAGACCGCGGAGCCCCCGGCCGGCACCCAGGGCACCGAGCCGGCCGGCGACGACAACGCGTCGCCGATCGACGCGGAACCCAAGGCCGATGTCACCTCGTCGGGTCACGCCGCCGGGGCCGGTGGCTCGCACGACGACTCGGACGACGGCTCGGGCGACGTGGGGACGGCCGCGTCGACCGCACCGGTTGCCGGATCCGCTCCGTCGGCAGCCTCGCAGACCGAACCGCAGGCCGTCGCGGGCGGCGGGCTCGCCGACACCGGTGCGCAGCTGTGGCCGGCCGCGATCGGCGGGATCTTCGTGATCGCCGGATTCGTCCTGCTCCGCAGGATCAGGCGGGGCGCCCTCTGA
- a CDS encoding AAA family ATPase, producing MGSTGAGKTTLARAVSGRLGIPFHEMDALAITGPGWQENPRLADDVSRLSEGPAWVIDSIGHPSVRDLLWERADTVVWLDHPRTVVMRRVLRRSAARTLLRRRVFGGNVETFGSWFDAEHPVWWAWSQYATRRSDIAARCEAPRPTPLKVVHLRTPRATRTWLTRLTEPSARPRTEAPPTPTPRA from the coding sequence GTGGGAAGTACCGGCGCCGGCAAGACGACCTTGGCGCGGGCCGTCTCCGGACGGCTGGGCATTCCGTTCCACGAGATGGACGCCCTGGCCATCACGGGGCCCGGCTGGCAGGAGAACCCCCGCCTGGCCGACGACGTGTCGCGCCTCAGCGAGGGGCCGGCCTGGGTGATCGACTCTATCGGCCACCCGAGCGTGCGCGACCTGCTGTGGGAACGTGCCGACACCGTCGTCTGGCTGGACCATCCCCGTACGGTGGTCATGCGACGGGTGCTGCGCAGGTCGGCGGCCCGCACCCTGCTCCGGCGCCGGGTCTTCGGCGGCAACGTGGAGACGTTCGGCTCGTGGTTCGATGCCGAGCACCCGGTGTGGTGGGCCTGGTCGCAGTACGCGACCCGCAGATCCGACATCGCTGCCCGCTGCGAGGCGCCCCGCCCGACCCCTCTGAAGGTCGTCCACCTCCGCACACCCCGGGCCACCAGAACCTGGCTGACCCGCCTGACCGAACCCTCGGCCCGCCCGCGCACGGAAGCACCGCCCACGCCCACTCCCCGAGCCTGA
- a CDS encoding flavodoxin family protein → MATLLIVHHTPSPNCQVLFEAVVSGATAPEIEGVRVVRRAALSATASDVLDADACLLGTPANLGYMSGALKHFFDQVYYPCLDTTAGRPFGYYVHGGNDVTGAVRGIETITTGLGWRRAADAVTVTGEPGKADIEACWELGATLAARLTE, encoded by the coding sequence GTGGCTACCTTGTTGATCGTCCATCACACCCCCTCGCCCAACTGCCAGGTCCTGTTCGAAGCCGTGGTCTCCGGGGCGACCGCTCCCGAGATCGAGGGTGTACGGGTGGTGCGGCGAGCCGCGCTGAGTGCGACCGCCTCGGATGTGCTCGACGCCGACGCCTGCCTCCTCGGCACCCCGGCGAACCTCGGCTACATGTCGGGTGCGCTGAAGCACTTCTTCGACCAGGTCTACTACCCGTGTCTGGACACGACGGCCGGGCGGCCCTTCGGGTACTACGTGCACGGCGGCAACGACGTCACCGGCGCGGTGCGCGGCATCGAGACGATCACCACGGGCCTCGGCTGGCGGCGTGCCGCCGACGCCGTGACGGTGACCGGCGAACCGGGCAAGGCCGACATCGAGGCCTGCTGGGAACTCGGAGCGACCCTCGCGGCCCGGTTGACGGAGTGA
- a CDS encoding FAD-dependent monooxygenase: MEEELLGGGDERREAPVAHIFGTDVLVAGAGPVGLTAAVELRRRGVRCRIVDPLPARRPYAKAVGIQPRTLEIWDHIGLARTVLEAAVPMYGQLAYVDGVEQPRIDLVLPPEVPYGFAALPQYETERILDEFLQRFGTTVERGTGLVSFDQDLDGVTVALRSASGVEEEVRARYLVGCDGAHSTVRKQLGLTFEGSAFPEEYMLGDVEVDWDLPQGYGVRAMHHDAAGAVDDLLVCIPLPGRGRYRMSMRVPPELSAAARQSEPSDDIAHGLEGGTGPALSDIQAVLDRLSPRPTTASALRWSSVFRISHRIVDRYGDGRVFVAGDAAHIHPPTGAQGMNTGIQDAWNLAWKLALAIEGGTHSSLLAASYDAERRPVGEEVVERTVRHAGQGIQADPSDPATLMLREAQLLVGYRGSPIVDPESPGPAPQPGDRAPDCAGLAAPVATYPLRLYDVLRDREHVLLLYGDTDRDGDGVGQLVDLARDLTRDRVDVCVILPSEARPDAGGPPVYVDTLGEFARLYAVPDRATAFLIRPDGYLAARLCPPTVSGLTAALARPFAPPGHA; this comes from the coding sequence ATGGAGGAAGAGCTGCTCGGCGGCGGGGACGAACGACGGGAGGCGCCCGTGGCGCACATCTTCGGAACCGACGTGCTCGTCGCGGGCGCCGGCCCGGTGGGCCTCACCGCGGCCGTGGAACTGCGCCGGCGCGGTGTGCGCTGCCGGATCGTCGACCCGCTGCCGGCCCGCCGGCCGTACGCGAAGGCCGTGGGCATCCAGCCCCGCACCCTGGAGATCTGGGACCACATCGGGCTCGCCCGCACGGTTCTCGAAGCGGCGGTGCCCATGTACGGGCAGCTCGCGTACGTCGACGGAGTCGAGCAGCCCCGGATCGACCTCGTGCTCCCGCCCGAGGTGCCGTACGGATTCGCCGCGCTGCCGCAGTACGAGACGGAACGCATCCTCGACGAGTTCCTCCAGCGGTTCGGGACGACGGTCGAGCGCGGCACCGGACTGGTCTCGTTCGACCAGGACCTCGACGGGGTGACGGTCGCGCTGCGGTCGGCGTCCGGCGTCGAGGAGGAGGTCAGGGCGCGGTACCTGGTGGGCTGCGACGGCGCGCACAGCACCGTCCGCAAGCAGTTGGGGCTCACGTTCGAGGGCAGCGCCTTCCCGGAGGAGTACATGCTCGGCGACGTGGAGGTCGACTGGGACCTCCCGCAGGGGTACGGCGTGCGCGCCATGCACCACGACGCCGCCGGCGCCGTGGACGATCTGCTGGTCTGCATCCCGCTGCCGGGCCGGGGCCGTTACCGGATGTCGATGAGGGTGCCGCCCGAACTCTCCGCCGCGGCAAGGCAGTCGGAACCGTCCGACGACATCGCCCACGGGCTGGAGGGCGGCACGGGTCCGGCCCTCTCCGACATCCAGGCCGTCCTGGACCGGCTCTCCCCCCGGCCCACCACCGCGTCCGCACTGCGCTGGTCCTCCGTGTTCCGCATCAGCCATCGGATCGTCGACCGGTACGGCGACGGGCGCGTCTTCGTGGCGGGCGACGCGGCGCACATCCACCCGCCGACCGGCGCCCAGGGCATGAACACCGGTATCCAGGACGCCTGGAACCTGGCCTGGAAACTCGCCCTCGCGATCGAGGGCGGCACGCATTCCAGCCTGCTCGCCGCGAGTTACGACGCCGAGCGGCGGCCGGTCGGCGAGGAGGTCGTGGAGCGCACGGTCCGGCACGCGGGCCAGGGCATCCAGGCCGACCCGAGCGACCCGGCCACCCTGATGCTGCGCGAGGCCCAGCTCCTCGTCGGCTACCGCGGCAGCCCGATCGTCGACCCGGAGTCCCCGGGTCCCGCCCCGCAGCCGGGCGACCGCGCGCCCGACTGCGCCGGTCTCGCGGCACCCGTCGCGACCTATCCGCTGCGCCTGTACGACGTTCTGCGCGACCGCGAGCACGTGCTGCTCCTGTACGGCGACACGGACCGGGACGGCGACGGTGTCGGCCAACTCGTCGATCTCGCCCGCGATCTCACCCGCGACCGCGTCGACGTCTGCGTCATCCTCCCGTCCGAGGCCCGGCCCGACGCCGGGGGCCCGCCCGTCTACGTCGACACACTCGGCGAGTTCGCCCGCCTCTACGCGGTGCCGGACCGGGCGACGGCGTTCCTGATCCGCCCGGACGGCTATCTCGCCGCCCGCCTCTGCCCACCCACGGTGTCCGGGCTTACGGCGGCCCTGGCGCGCCCCTTCGCCCCGCCGGGCCACGCGTAG
- a CDS encoding PP2C family protein-serine/threonine phosphatase — MGNRRMSVGSLVEQPTGRGLVAIPLALIVVIAVVDIRSPADVHLGPLLVIAPTLTASFAGPLLTALVGLLAVVAQVVIAVFHGGLTTTNHMAQIIALIVLSALVVFVCHVRERRARELVRARSVAETAQRVLLRPPPRRIGPLRTTWLYLAAEDDTQIGGDLFAVTRAAGASTRVIIGDVRGKGLAAIGEASVVLGAFREGAHRYATLPELTAALEVSVCRDLDEVADTEHDPGEHFTTALVLDIPDTDAEVGMINCGHPPPLLLRDREVTVLNAQHPVPPLGMCELPAASHHTDPFTFEAGDLLLLYTDGVIEARSPSGAFYPLAERLASFPASGPDTLLRRIHDDLVRHIGDEPADDAALLVIERTTAHHLRLPHRGQHAEGSPPRSDDTS; from the coding sequence GTGGGCAACCGGCGCATGTCAGTGGGCAGCCTCGTGGAGCAACCGACGGGCCGCGGCCTGGTGGCGATCCCGCTGGCGTTGATCGTCGTGATCGCGGTCGTGGACATCCGCTCGCCCGCCGACGTGCATCTCGGCCCGTTGCTGGTCATCGCGCCCACGCTCACGGCGTCGTTCGCCGGCCCTCTCCTGACGGCGCTGGTCGGGCTCCTGGCCGTGGTCGCCCAGGTCGTCATCGCCGTGTTCCACGGCGGCCTGACCACCACCAACCACATGGCGCAGATCATCGCGCTGATCGTGCTCTCCGCGCTGGTGGTGTTCGTGTGCCACGTACGGGAGCGGCGGGCGCGTGAGCTGGTGCGGGCCCGGTCGGTGGCCGAGACGGCCCAGCGCGTCCTGCTGCGGCCGCCCCCACGCCGGATCGGCCCGCTGCGCACGACCTGGCTGTATCTGGCGGCCGAGGACGACACACAGATCGGCGGCGACCTGTTCGCCGTCACCCGGGCCGCCGGCGCGTCCACCCGCGTGATCATCGGTGACGTGCGGGGCAAAGGGCTGGCCGCCATCGGCGAGGCCTCGGTGGTGCTGGGCGCTTTCCGCGAGGGGGCCCACCGGTACGCGACCCTGCCGGAACTGACGGCGGCCCTGGAGGTGAGCGTGTGCCGTGACCTGGACGAGGTGGCCGACACCGAGCACGATCCCGGCGAGCACTTCACCACCGCCCTCGTCCTCGACATCCCCGACACCGACGCCGAGGTCGGGATGATCAACTGCGGCCATCCCCCGCCGCTGCTCCTGCGCGACCGCGAGGTCACGGTCCTGAACGCCCAGCACCCGGTCCCGCCGCTGGGCATGTGCGAGCTGCCCGCCGCGAGCCATCACACCGATCCGTTCACCTTCGAAGCCGGTGACCTGCTGCTGCTCTACACCGACGGCGTGATCGAGGCCCGGTCACCGAGCGGCGCCTTCTACCCCCTGGCCGAGCGGCTCGCGTCGTTCCCCGCCTCCGGTCCCGACACCCTGCTGCGGCGCATCCACGACGACCTGGTCCGCCACATCGGCGACGAGCCGGCCGACGACGCCGCCCTCCTCGTCATCGAACGCACCACCGCCCACCACCTGCGGCTCCCCCATCGCGGGCAGCACGCGGAAGGATCGCCGCCGCGGTCCGACGACACGTCCTGA